The genomic DNA TTTTCCCTACTTTGAACAATTAGATTATAAAACAACTTCATTTACTGGTGAAGAAGCAAAGCAATTTTCAAAAAATGTCATCAATTTTCAAAAAAATACATTGGGTGTAGATGAATATATTATTCCAGGAACATTTTCTAACAGTTTTAGTGAAGATTGGATACAACAACAAGAAGACCTTATGTACGGTGGTTTATCGAGCGATATTGATGGCGTTTTTTATCAGACTATTTCAATTGGAAGTGATTTTGTGTTAGACGAGCGGTTTAGCGATTTTATTGGATTTTTAGTTTTATCTAAGGTCGATGGCTACTATTTAACTTTAAGGAAACCAAACGAAGAACCTTTTGTATCAAATTCAGTTTATTTATACAATCTTTTGGACGCAATACTTAGTCTAAAGTTATCTGGGAAAAAGATTATTATAGGTTATGCTAATCCACAAGATTTGATGTTTGCATCGGTTGGACTTGATGGGATTGCAACTGGGAACTATCAAAATGTTAGAAATTTTAATCCAGATATGTTTTTTATGGATGAAGAAGAGTCTATAAAGCGGAGAAGTACTTGGTATTATGATAATAATACGTTCAGTGAGTTTAAACCCGAGCAGCTAGCACTAGCACAGAATAGAGATAAGTTACATCTATTCCAGCCTTCAAATGATTATACTGCTGAATATTTGGGAGCAAATCCTATAACGTCATATTTATGGAATGAGAGCATGAATTTTAAGAATTATCTTTATAGTATGTACTTGAACTGTAATGATATTTCTTCTAGTACAAAAAAATTTAGCTTTGTTGAAAGTATGTTTTTGGAAAAAGAAAAAAATTTAAAAACTCTTTTTGAGAATGGTATTCGAGAAGGGAATAGAACTTTTAGAGCTGATGCATTTGAAGCTACTTTATCTGCATTTTCTGCAATCAAAAATGATAGAGAGGAAGATATAGAAGAATTAGAGTTATTGGTCTAAGAGAATTACTCATGACAGTTGAAATATTTGTCAAGCTATAATTTGGAAAGATTCTGACTAGATTCAATATCAAATATCAATTGAAAAATTAGAATCATTAGATATTGAGGACACCTGATAATCCCAAAGATTTTATCTATACAAAAATAAAAAAACATAAGGTTTGACATAATTATAATAAATGAACTATTCCAAATAGTAGAGTTTTTGTTATATAAAAGGAACACCTCATTCGAAGTGTTCCTTTCATTATCTGCATGTTCTACTTAAATTTTATTATCTAAAAAATGTAGAGAAAATTGTAGAGTTTCAATTGATTTGTACTGCAATGTAATGAAAGTTCATCTTTCAAAAATCGCTTAAAATCAAGGTTTCTACCGCCTATTGACGTGTAGTGAATCCCTATTTCACCTCAGTAAAAATCACGTGTTTGCGCAATTTTGGTGAGTATTTTTTCAATTGAAGACGGTCTGGAGTGTTGCGTTTGTTTTTTGAAGTAAGGTACAAGCGTTCACCAGATTCTTTGTGTTCAAGTGTAATGTTTACGCGCATGGTATCTCCCTTCTATTATTCAGCTGAAGCTGCTTTTTCGATCTTACGTCCCTTGTAGTATCCTTTCAAAGATACACGGTGAGAACGTGAGTAATCTCCAGTTGTTTCATCAAATTTCACAGTTGGAGCTGCTACTTTGTAGTGAGTGCGACGTTTGTTTTTCTTCGCTTTTGAGGTGCGACGTGCAGGTACTGCCATTTTCTTTATTTTCCTTTCAAGTGTATGTTTTGGCTTTCGCCAACTGTAACAGTATATCAAAACTTTTTTGTAAAGTAAAGTTACTTGACACGATTTTTTTCATTTTTTTGAGAAATAGCAGAGCATTTATGGTAAAATAAGGAGATTACAAGTGGTCTGGACGAGTGTTTGTTTCAGACTTATATTTCAGAAAGGAATATGCACAGACAAAACCTTGTGTAAAAAAACAAACCATACGGAAGATCGAGATGGATACGATTTGTTTTTACCTTGCATTCGACATCTGTTGCATTTTAAACGATGAAACTTCAAAAACCAAAAGGAACTCAGGACATTCTTCCGCAGGAGTCTGCCAAGTGGCAGTACGTGGAAGGTTTTGCGCGCAAGCTTTTTGCCCAATACAACTATGCGGAAATTCGCACGCCCATTTTTGAGCACTATGAGGTCATCAGCCGCTCCGTTGGGGATACAACAGACATCGTGACAAAGGAGATGTACGATTTCTACGATAAGGGCGACCGCCACATCACCCTTCGTCCAGAAGGAACAGCACCAGTTGTCCGCTCTTATGTGGAAAACAAGCTCTTTGCCCCAGAAGTGCAAAAACCCTCTAAATTCTACTATATGGGCCCTATGTTTCGCTACGAGCGTCCGCAAGCA from Streptococcus oriscaviae includes the following:
- the rpmG gene encoding 50S ribosomal protein L33 yields the protein MRVNITLEHKESGERLYLTSKNKRNTPDRLQLKKYSPKLRKHVIFTEVK
- the rpmF gene encoding 50S ribosomal protein L32; its protein translation is MAVPARRTSKAKKNKRRTHYKVAAPTVKFDETTGDYSRSHRVSLKGYYKGRKIEKAASAE